From a region of the Rathayibacter sp. VKM Ac-2804 genome:
- a CDS encoding TetR/AcrR family transcriptional regulator: MRDLVLRWGYRKVCMQDVADAAHVGKGTLYLHWSSKDELLDAVLVREAGRIDAELGAALLRRPELVAFGLTAAMLFHGTMAVPLLRAYNRGDAAVLGSRGARPGSSDRLGLSLVSRLSDPHYLGALSRHHLVLGDARSESGRLAVGAVVGGFVLRPEGAADADRPGDSDRSRDAERAGDCARLLGTVLQRSFGQPPHDRHAEYAAAVAETVSPAGRWIVPPPPPTAEGSRPD, encoded by the coding sequence ATGCGCGATCTCGTCCTCCGCTGGGGCTACCGCAAGGTCTGCATGCAGGACGTGGCCGACGCCGCGCACGTCGGCAAGGGCACGCTCTACCTGCACTGGAGCAGCAAGGACGAGCTCCTCGACGCGGTCCTCGTCCGCGAGGCGGGCCGGATCGACGCCGAGCTCGGAGCGGCCCTCCTGCGGCGGCCGGAGCTGGTCGCCTTCGGCCTCACCGCGGCGATGCTCTTCCACGGGACCATGGCGGTGCCGCTGCTCCGCGCCTACAACCGCGGTGACGCCGCGGTCCTCGGCTCGCGTGGAGCCCGGCCCGGCTCGTCCGACCGGCTCGGGCTCTCCCTCGTCTCCCGGCTCTCCGATCCGCACTACCTCGGGGCGCTCAGCCGGCACCACCTCGTGCTCGGCGACGCGCGCTCCGAGTCCGGGCGCCTGGCTGTCGGAGCGGTCGTCGGCGGCTTCGTCCTCCGCCCGGAGGGGGCCGCCGACGCGGATCGGCCGGGTGACTCCGATCGGTCTCGCGACGCCGAGCGGGCCGGCGACTGCGCCCGGCTCCTCGGGACGGTCCTGCAGCGGTCCTTCGGGCAGCCGCCTCACGACCGCCACGCCGAGTACGCGGCGGCGGTCGCTGAGACGGTCTCGCCGGCGGGCCGGTGGATCGTTCCGCCTCCCCCTCCGACGGCAGAAGGCTCCCGTCCCGACTGA
- a CDS encoding thiomuracin/GE37468 family thiazolyl RiPP peptide codes for MNEKHTTDVRDLPMTVFEVAERGGTVESLTAGHGMKELADSNCVCYICCGGPAA; via the coding sequence ATGAACGAGAAGCACACGACGGACGTCCGGGACCTGCCGATGACCGTGTTCGAGGTGGCGGAGCGGGGCGGGACAGTCGAGTCCCTGACCGCCGGTCACGGCATGAAGGAGCTCGCCGACTCGAACTGCGTCTGCTACATCTGCTGCGGCGGGCCCGCCGCCTGA